ATAGTTAAGTCATGAAATCTGATTTTATTTAGTCGGTTATACTAAGCTACCAATTATTTAGCAGTACTTCTGAATAAAAATTACTTCTACCATACCAACACAACAAATGAAGAAACATTAATATAAAATAGTTTGTGCGGAAGAGTGATTTTTCTACCGTCGAGGATGTATCAAATTACTTTAATTAACAAAGGAAGATAAAATGTCATATAAAACAGAAACTTGAAATAGGATGCTAAAATTTATAAGCTTTGTTCATAGGATAAAATGTATATCCAGTTACCATCAGCTTAATAGCTTTTATCTGATAGGTAAACATGGAGGCAACCAACCCAGCAATGCATTAACTTACATTTGGACATTGTAAATTGTTTCAATACTTTTGAATGTTAGACAACCCTAATTTCTATCTGAAAATTAATGTACAAACTATATATACTAGATTTTTATTACATAAGTTATGCTTAGAAATAAGCAATTAGTGAAGTTATAATATTTGgtattttaatttaattaatagaAAAGATGAACAAAGTGTAAAtgttaataatgatgaatattatttctttgtatcCATATCATCAATAATTTACATTCGTATCTAGATAAAGTAGATCCTGTGATGTTAAACTTACTTTACAAGCTGCAAATAGTTCCAACTCTTCTTGTTCTTCTCTTTGACGAGCTTTCTCTTTTTCAATTCGATCGGACAGAACCACGGCTTCATATTCTTTATACTATAAAAAAAGGTCAAGATAACGTAGTCATAGATTTTTACCGAACCATCTATATTATCATAGAAAGTTGTAAACTCTTGGATATTCAAATATTCCATAAAagttgaataatttaaaattgaGATCAAGGATACCTGAAACATGACTAGAAACATTTTTACACATAAAGTTATATGGATTGCTTGACTTTAATTTCTGTGATGTAAAATATGGATTGTAACTCTGTGATTCAGAAACTTTAGCACCTAGCTTTTGAAGCATTGGTGTTAATTCCAAATTTTCCACTAGTTAATTTACTTTCAGATCTCGATAATTCTACCCAAAACAAAACAAGCTGGACTTAAAAGGCAAAGATGAGGACATGTACATGGTCAATCAGTTGGTTCTAACACATCATAATATCAAAATGAGCTTATCGTAAAATAAAACGCTCTTTGCTCTGGAATATAGAGGATGGTAATGATTCTTACTGAAGTGATTCTGTGAGAAAATATTTTCTTCAGGAATACTTATAATTCCTGAGACTGAATGTTTAAGTAGTCCGATaacaataaaatttcatttacCCCAAATCCTCTGATACAGAGAAGTCCTCACATCCTTTTAAAGAGGATTTATAACAACGGATTCGCAAGACAATCATATTCTCAATAAAGTGAAACAGTATTCATGAACACCCAACCTTACTCCAAGTAAGTAAACCTAAAATGTCTATGCAGAAGAGCTAGTAAAATTTGACTTCAAATCAATTTGGCACATTGGCTTTAGAATATTGAGTGGATGGCAAACAAACATACTTTGATCACCGGCTGCCTTAAGAATGTATTCACTGACTATTCTGTATTTTACTGTTGATCAGACCCTTATATCAAAGGTTTAAGGCTAGTCTTTCGCAAAATCCATCTACTTTAGTCTTGGTCCTTTGAAAGACATTTCGCGTCATTAGCTATTCCAGAGATCCCTACCAAAATTATCTATGCCTGttgataaataagtaataagtcAACTCCGAAACTAGAAAATCCGAAACGACATTAAAAtgaattagaaaataattcaatcacAAGAACTTGTTGTAAATCCTTTCATTAATAAAAGTGTTACTCTGGTTAGAAAACCGACTAGAAGcgggctatctggactcagtaactaaatgCATAATGCGATGGTATTGGAGGCAAACGGTACAGGGTTTAAGtttcggagtgaacatcagtGCTGAGatccagatacatccagctaatGATTCTTAaacaagacgaaacgcgcgtcctggattccaccgctatcCACCATACATCTCTGTCTACAATCATTATGACTTAATAGTAATATCGGGACAATCAGCACAGGATCCACATATGTCAAAAATAGACTGGTTatttacagtcctaaacatcaacgagAAGATCCAAGCAACTAATAAAAAGGAACTGGCTAGATTGTTTCTAAATGTGTTAGATCCACTTAAAGTAAATCGGGATCTTATGGTAGTCTGtcactttatttaaaaaatttatattatttcataCTATTAGTTCATGAAGTACTACTTTATGTAAATTCGCAAACATATGAATGGGACATACTAATCAATAAGCATTActtaaattaataaaactatATTAGAACTTACCAATAAAGATAATTCATTAAGTTTACTtaagttattttgttttttgtctTTAAGCTGATTTAGCTCTTGTTTGAATTGAGTAATATCTTTGTCAGACTTCTCTTTCCAGAATTCTTCATGCTGTCAAAAAATAGttatttatcagtttattaATAATATGTAAACTAATATGCCACTGAATTCAATGACAAAAATTAAGACACTTAAAGGGCagtttgtttatattatattCTTAAACGTGTTTTATGAGTATTGTAGAACTCaatagtttacatcacggaATGACCGTAGAATGACAAGCACTGACAATCAGCAAATACTGGATGGCTTTTTCATTCTAGTGTATGACTCCTTAGTGGTGTCCATCCAAGTCTTCACCATCGATAAAACCCAAAATCTTCGGAACTGTTGGAAGTCTCGTAAAGACTTATAAGTATAAATTTCATCAATCCAACCACAAAATTTAAAACACCTGCCAACTTTATAGATGAGAATCTTGCTTAAAATGACTTATTTATTGAAGAGATTTTACTGAATGAGCTATTAGCAAAGACAAACActttgagaattctatattgccTAATTTGAAAACTTTTAGATTCTCAAATCATGAAATTTTGATATTACTCATAAAATAGTTTGTAAGTTTTGATCTAATCTGTTTGATTTAAAGAATCGTGCACGTGTATATTTTGTAACTACATATAGCAGTGTTTGAGTAAGTTACGAAGTTCAGCTTGTCTATTGATCAATGAAAAGAGAATAAAGTAcgatatttaaatatatttgtcGATTTGTATTGTAACTTTCTGCCTTTCTATGATAAACAAGATAATACCCACATCAGTAATCTCATGATAATGTTCTTTGATTTGGCCAATTTTGGACTATATCCTTATGTCTAACCTCGAACAAACAAAACTGAAATCCTAAATCGGGGATGAAAAATACTTATCCAGGTATGTTAATATCTTTATTCACTGAAATAAAATCACTCATCTTTTCCATGACCCTGCATTCTAAATATCCTCACTCAAACTTTAAGTTCACAGTGAAATTTGATTACCAGTACAATACTTTAGACTTGTGTAAGACAAAGAAACGATAGAGCTATTATGAAAACCATGCAGAGAAAAGAAACTCGTAgtgttaataaataaaatgtaatagTTTTTATCTTGAGTTATTTATCCTGACCAGACGAAAGGACTATAGATAAAGCTAAAATATCGGCCTCAAGCGATAAAATGAAAAGAACTTGGAATCACCACCTCTTTCATGGAATATCTAGTTTCAAAGGTATTTACTATGAAATAAGGAAGAAAGTTAGCAAAAGGACCTGTTTTTTATTCGTTTCTCCTTAAGAAAGGTGACATTTCAAAAAACATTGATAGAATAATTGTGATGGTATTGAAAAAGAGCTTTCTTGAACCTAAACTGATTTTATCATACAATAACAAGTAATTATGGAACCATTCAAAAATAAGTCAATGTCCTTCAGATATCATCTTGAAATGAACTTATAAATTTACAGACACATGTGGTACCAGTAGTTCAGAAAGGACTGGGAGAAAGGCTTCTACTAGGCTGCCTGAATTTGTTCCTAGAAACTGATGTCTGACTGACAAGCAAGTTTGCGCAAGTACAATGGCTTGATGCTCGACAGATAATAGACGAAATAGAGATATATCTAAAACATTCAAAGTAATTAACAATACAAAGAACACTAATTTTACTCCTCTCTGTATAGGCTTATACGACTTGATATTTCTAATCTGAACTATGAATACGAAAGAAAGACCAATTAGCCTTCCACTGTCATGAGAAAATAGTTGTTATCAAATACTCTTATCCGTTACATAATACTATTAGCGTTCATTTGTTTTAGCTCGAGCAATGTTGGTAAATTATGCAAGCACTTATTCGTTCTGTTATGATTGTGTGATCTCTTACTTTTAATATGATAACTACTAACTATAGCCTTCCAGAATGTTATCGTAAATCATTCAACTGCAAAAATGAAAGAGACAGTTTGactattcatcaataaaaatgtaaaaatttGCCGATAGACGAGTCATACATAATGGAGGAATACAGTTGTGTAAGCTGAATTTACTGTCCAAGTTTTCTGTTTGTATCGAAATGCATTCCATTCATCCTAACatctttctatatatatatatatatatatatatatatattgatagatACCTTTCTTAAGTATGATATACGATCATTTAAGTAAGATGTAATCTCCGCATGAACTCGTTCTTCTGTGCTACGATTTGATTGAACCAAATCCATTTGATGtttgatttcattttctttttgatCACACTGACTTTGGAATTCTTCCAATTTTACGGCAGAATAACGTGTTATATATTTTTCTTCCATAATTATTTTAGCTTTCATTTCCTTGAGTTATAggataaaagaaataataataagtttgtTTTGTAAATTGTCTACTTAATGGCTGTAATGAGTAACGCGATAATCAATTTTCAGCCTGATGTAAATAATTGTTAAATAGCAATGAACTTATATTTTATACTTGTTAACATTGATTAGCAAGAAGTTGGTTATAAAATAGATTGAATCTATTATTTATAAAGTCTAAATTTCTCACTATCAAAGACTTAGATACTAAAGCCTGATTATTTCCATTGTTTAAATGTTAGCCGTTACATGCTGATCGGAAGAAGGAAATAGTTATACTGGTCATTAAATTATAGTTTTTGAGAAAATTTTTATCCTACTCTTAAAACACAAATTGTTTCAAGAATAATATAAGTCACTGTCAAGTCTAATTACACAGAGTGTAGCAGATAAGCCCAGTGACCAATTCATTTATCTTGAAAGTCCTATTAAACCTATTGCGTTGACAACTAACAAAATTTCGACCCTTAAAGAAAAACCTCCCTTAACCCCTCCTAAGTTTCATCACTTATTGTGAACACAAAATGTTTATCCACCtatcaaaataaagttacatTAAGCAGCAGTCCATAAAATCTATTTATCGTTATAAAACAAAGACTTTAAAAACACTGGATATTTGTAGGTTGAAGTTATTAAATTATAAGTATTATCGAAGCACTGATAACAAGTAATTTGTTAGTGAGCTAAataccggttggggacaatcgaatgtatgtaAGTACAAATTAGAGActgtctcactaaattctgataaccatacagcaaacagttaatttgcaaaataaccaattgtctcaatcttcactgttccttctgtaaatatcagttcatcttctctaattctatTTTTCATGCATTTATTACCAAtagcgcttcatttcagttccttccttatcggtcttctgccaaaatacattctatgtcagaccatcgccatatactacttatatggatataagtagaccacactacaatttgactattatttcattgCAGGCAAATTGCAATTTATGTTTCCTATACAAAATTATCATAAAGGTAATCGGAATTATCAAAATTAGCTTTTAGATCTTAACATTGTGGAATATTTAGTGACAGTTCAATCAATTATAATGTAGCAATATTATTTTAAGCTAATAACCGAATAGAATTGTATATAATTAAAAGTATTATATATTTTCTAATCTCTTACAAAAAGTATGCTTTGTCTTAAATTAAGGTTTCAAACAGATGCCTCCAAAATTAAATCtcaaaagaaaaacaactaAAGATAAGATTTACTTGAACTTGATCTTTTAAATCTGCTATAGTTTCTTTGCCTTGTTCAATGATTTTTATACCTTCCTCATTCTTTTCTTGAATCTTATGTTTTAGTTCCTTGATTTTTTCACGTGCTTTACGTTCTCTATTTTAAACAGTAAATGtaaattgtatttttcttttgatTAGAAAAATTTTCTGGAGAGATAGTGAGAGaatatcatataataatattttagtGACCCTAAATCTGACTGCTCTTGGATCGTATGATTGATTgttaaaatatacatcctgactATCCTCGTATAAAATAATCGACTTAACTCGTGCTAGTGAAtcacggaattaaataagtcaaatacgagaatagatttttcaatacatatattttgtacactcactgatctggacagacaatcagagggatgaagcgaatgaagcgaagaaaagagaacgaaaagAGATGGCGCGCAGTGGAGAAGGCGTGTGACCAACTCCATTTATAGCGagataaaataagttacagacatatgatgaataggctaagtgtacacacacatacgttcatataaaaacagtcagggttgataactgaataattaacaaggtcaaaacgtaactactcaagaagaatggataaattggcctgtccagaagctagaataagttatgtgggCTTAATGTAGTAACCTACACTACAATATAACCTTGGGAATCCTTAAGAAACCCAAgatagttgtttcattctagCTTAAAACTCATTCATAGAGCATATACAAAACCTGACTAAAATCGAGTCCTGAAACGTCACTTAAGCATTGAAAGCATCATCATTCTAGACCAGTGAGCTAAAATTTTAGTGGTCAACTTTAGTTTTTTTAGAATGTGCATCAAGTATAACGTCAGAGGTAAAATATTTTGTCAACATTTAAAAACATGGATTAACTGAAGAATCTGCTTTTTCAGAACTTAAATAATCTAAGCTTTTGATCGTTTTCAACCCATCAGTGTGTATTGGACTGATAGTTCAAATGTTACCATTACAGTGTGCCTCCTTTTTATATTCTCATCATCATATTTACTAGTTGATGTTGTTAACATgaacatttttatttgttttatctttATCTCAGCTAGTTACTGCACTATGTACGCACAATTTACTTGGCAATCTGTGGATTTTAATGTAATGACTGAAAGATTAAGAAAACAGTATTAGGCTAGTTATAATGTCGATTTGTTGTAACTGACTCTAAAAAAATACCAATTAAAAGTGAACGGCATAGATGCGTAAATTTTGTATGAGATTGGATCGATTCGATACTTATAATTCCGTGGAATTTGTAAAATAGTTGTACTGAATTAACTTGGCATTTCCACCTAACGTGACATCTTGCACCTAGTTCATCCTCTAAATATAGTATTGAACTGAATACACGAGGTCACTTGAACATTTTGTGTCAATATTTAATTGTAATccacatattatatatatattcctcaaACTGGTTGGCATAAAAATGTCGATTTAACCATTCAACAAGAATTTTTAACTCTTATTAACTTTTTTCATAATGTCTGACACTATTATAAAAGCTGATTTCAACTTATTTACTTAAAATACACTGAAATTTTCCACTTAATACGCGTTCTAGTTCAATTATTTACACATTTAGTGGTGTACTCTTCTGAATAAGATATAACTAAATACAGAATTGGTGGCAACAGTCTTCTATTTCCTTGTTAAATAATAAGTGCTTTCTTAACAGATCATTAGCCAGCGAATAGGATAGTCTTCTGCTCTCAAGGCTAATAGTCACAAGTCGAACTCATGCATAGACATTATCAAGGTCATATTAGGTAACCTGGCACACCAGGGCCGTTAACTAGTTCAGAGACTAATTCCCGTACATATTTTGCAGCGGAACAAGTTGGTAGATCACAGTCGCAATAGTATGATTATCAGTGTTAGTTTAAACAACTAACcgatttttaaatttaaaccaCGAAAAGACGACTGCATTACTGTTGAAAGACGAAAATTCATATATTCTCACTTTTACTTCCAATTTAAAAGATGCGGAAACATGTAAATTATTTCCAAGTAGATACTTCAGATTATCCAATCCATCGTTAAAAAAGAGACTGACAACTaatttactacttattattgAGGCGTATTATGACGAAACCTTTTATTTCACACAGTACTTCTCAATTTTTCGAATTGTTTCATGGCTATTATTTTAACCGTGTAAACTGATCCAACAGCCCAAAACACTTACCTTAAGCTCCTAACGTATGATCAGAATGATATTTTAGTCCTGGTGACATAACTTATTATACAGTATAAAATCGAGTTGGCAATTAAGATAAGGAATCAAGCTGTCCTAAAAAATGACGTGGGTTTTATAAATTGTGAACCGATAAATAAAATCGTGATAATATAGTTAAACGAATAAAATGCATTTCCGTATGACTACAGATTTTATGGAAACGGATTCATGCTTAATTTTTGTTAAGAGACATTTATGACCTACCTTTCCAGGATATGTTCTATCTCTTTGAATTCTGATTCTTCTTTGTCAACTGACTGTTGCAATGTATCACACGACCCCGTATTTTGAATTTCTTCTGCCAATTTTTCAAAAACATCAATCAAACAAAATCTGTTCATTCAAAAAATGACGAATACCTACATTTCCTTCATTAATTTCTCCATATATTTTGTGGAAAAAAATGAGTCTTCAATGACTGTCGCAGTCGATGGATACTCCGTAATTTTTGGAATTTTCTGTAATTCTTTGAGCACCTCCACATGCATATC
This genomic interval from Schistosoma mansoni strain Puerto Rico chromosome W, complete genome contains the following:
- a CDS encoding putative dna double-strand break repair rad50 ATPase encodes the protein MESSTAFSLCVILRDAVKEFKILANVVDIMRRKKQRANLNYSEAEEFVVKQMNKILEKYSFKYSASFQDMHVEVLKELQKIPKITEYPSTATVIEDSFFSTKYMEKLMKEIFCLIDVFEKLAEEIQNTGSCDTLQQSVDKEESEFKEIEHILERERKAREKIKELKHKIQEKNEEGIKIIEQGKETIADLKDQVQEMKAKIIMEEKYITRYSAVKLEEFQSQCDQKENEIKHQMDLVQSNRSTEERVHAEITSYLNDRISYLRKHEEFWKEKSDKDITQFKQELNQLKDKKQNNLSKLNELSLLYKEYEAVVLSDRIEKEKARQREEQEELELFAACKIQNWWRTVCVQHNLGPYGKKKRKGKGSKTKKGKGKKK